In the Harmonia axyridis chromosome 3, icHarAxyr1.1, whole genome shotgun sequence genome, one interval contains:
- the LOC123674654 gene encoding zinc finger MIZ domain-containing protein 1 isoform X4: protein MDENYLLYLLNLKNAGRLGNYGVNGGMNGADGGYTGGNALSTAAMVAAATATATATASVVAFQDNNQFNSQQYPQSYQQRMMQMGGMNNMNPMNNMSSMPMGSMQHNMMGNMVTKMGMQSPGPGPTTNSMYPRRMTPYPTPAMINQQRQQCYPKNGCPPAMNPSFNQNGQYPNYPTRQPSFNQYPTQQSLGPTSNFGPGNMGMGSMGPGSMGPGSMGPGSMGPSSMGPNSMGPGSMGPNSMGPNSMGPNSMGPNSMGPNSMGPNSMGPNSMGPSNMNPGSMGPGSMGSMGPASMASVRNTTLRQATPPYTNQSQYFNGSMNQFPSNNSGQYMNGTPTAQYGSTTQFQQDVSMRNNMNYQHSPIPGNPTPPLTPASSMPPYISPNPDVKPTFNDLKPPVSSLKEDELRLTFPVRDGIILTPFRLEHNLAVSNHVFQLKPTVHQTLMWRSDLELQLKCFHHEDRLMNTNWPASVQVSVNATPLMIDRGEHKTSHKPLYLKDVCQPGRNTVQITVSACCCSHLFVLQLVHRPSVRSVLQGLLRKRLLTADHCTAKIKRNFSNTSSGGPNIDRDRDSIEQTALKVSLKCPITFKRITLPARGHECKHIQCFDLESYLQLNCERGSWRCPVCNKPAQLEGLEVDQYMWGILNTLNNSEVDEVTIDSSANWKPAKPPGIKVEDDNDSCGAKKLSKAMSPGSMTLPTTNNWDMQAMSPYLPPDMNTIASGSMMNGPPSYNNSRNSQYDYNSTPNSSNGDFSNGGGPLSHLSESVNSLDQLNAMEKSLSDQMPHTPHTPHTPHTPHTPGGTPSAHTPSGGTGPPSVPPSTEMHNTSTSSNNSTNGNNNGNSENSVADIPSDLNFDPAAVIDGEGTGQEALNLLPESVDPMEILSYLDPPDLNTPPSSGSSSGPANTSTTSDDILALFE, encoded by the exons acttgGTAATTATGGTGTCAATGGTGGCATGAACGGTGCCGACGGTGGCTACACCGGCGGAAACGCACTTTCAACGGCCGCAATGGTTGCAGCAGCCACTGCTACTGCTACGGCGACTGCCAGCGTTGTAGCATTTCAAGATAACAACCAATTCAATAGCCAGCAATATCCACAAAGTTACCAACAGAGGATGATGCAGATGGGTGGAATGAACAATATGAACCCCATGAACAACATGTCTTCTATGCCTATGGGCAGTATGCAACATAATATGATGG gAAATATGGTAACAAAAATGGGAATGCAAAGCCCAGGACCTGGCCCTACCACAAATTCAATGTACCCCCGAAGGATGACCCCTTATCCAACCCCTGCCATGATCAATCAACAGAGGCAACAGTGCTACCCAAAAAACGGTTGTCCTCCTGCTATGAATCCCTCTTTCAATCAAAATGGCCAATATCCAAATTATCCAACACGGCAACCTAGtttcaatcaatatcccaccCAGCAGTCTTTAGGGCCTACGAGCAATTTTGGTCCGGGCAATATGGGAATGGGAAGTATGGGTCCAGGCTCTATGGGACCAGGTTCAATGGGACCTGGATCAATGGGACCTAGTTCGATGGGTCCGAACTCCATGGGACCAGGTTCAATGGGACCCAACTCCATGGGTCCCAACTCCATGGGACCCAACTCCATGGGACCCAACTCCATGGGACCCAACTCCATGGGACCTAACTCCATGGGACCCAATTCTATGGGTCCTAGTAATATGAATCCTGGAAGCATGGGACCAGGAAGCATGGGTAGCATGGGACCTGCTAGCATGGCATCTGTCAGGAATACTACCTTACGTCAAGCGACTCCACCCTACACTAATCAGAGTCAATATTTCAACGGATCTATGAATCAGTTCCCCTCCAATAATTCTGGACAGTATATGAATGGTACTCCTACTGCACAATATGGTTCTACAACTCAATTTCAACAAGACGTTTCCATGAGAaacaatatgaactatcaacaTAGTCCAATTCCTGGAAATCCCACACCTCCCTTGACGCCTGCGAGCAGCATGCCACCATATATTAGTCCTAATCCAGATGTGAAGCCCACTTTTAATGACCTCAAACCACCAGTCTCTTCATTGA aaGAAGATGAGTTGAGGCTAACATTCCCCGTCAGGGATGGTATCATTCTGACACCATTCCGATTAGAGCACAATCTTGCAGTAAGCAATCATGTTTTTCAACTTAAGCCTACAGTTCATCAAACACTGATGTGGCGTTCAGATTTGGAGTTACAACTTAAATGTTTCCATCACGAAGATAGACTTATGAACACCAATTGGCCAGCTTCTGTCCAAGTATCTGTGAACGCAACACCTCTTATGATCGATCGAGGAGAGCACAAAACGTCGCATAAACCCCTATACCTGAAGGATGTTTGTCAGCCTGGAAGAAACACAGTGCAAATCACGGTATCAGCTTGTTGTTGT tctcaTCTATTTGTACTTCAACTGGTACATAGACCCAGTGTGCGATCTGTTCTACAGGGTTTGCTGAGAAAGAGATTACTTACAGCGGACCATTGTACAGCTAAAATAAAAAGGAACTTCAGCAATACAAGTTCAGGTGGTCCAAATATTGATAGGGATAGAGATTCGATAGAACAGACCGCTCTGAAAGTGTCGCTGAAATGTCCTATCACATTCAAACGAATTACATTACCAGCAAGAGGGCATGAATGCAAACACATTCAATGTTTCGATTTAGAATCTTATCTTCAACTCAACTGCGAAAGAGGCTCTTGGAGATGTCCAGTTTGCAA cAAACCAGCTCAGCTTGAAGGATTAGAAGTAGATCAGTACATGTGGGGTATACTGAATACATTAAACAATTCTGAAGTCGATGAGGTTACAATTGATAGTTCTGCCAACTGGAAACCAGCAAAACCTCCTGGAATAAAg GTTGAAGACGACAATGACTCCTGTGGAGCCAAGAAACTAAGTAAAGCAATGTCTCCTGGTAGCATGACCCTACCCACTACGAACAATTGGGATATGCAAGCTATGTCTCCATACCTACCTCCAGACATGAACACCATAGCCAGTGGATCTATGATGAATGGACCACCTTCTTACAACAACAGTAGAAATAGTCAATATGATTATAATTCAACGCCCAATAGTTCCAACGGTGACTTTTCCAATGGAGGAGGACCATTATCACATCTCAGTGAATCTGTAAATTCCCTTGATCAGCTTAATGCCATGGAAAAGAGTTTGAGCGATCAG atgcCACATACCCCTCATACCCCACACACGCCACACACTCCCCATACGCCAGGTGGTACCCCTAGTGCTCATACTCCTAGTGGTGGTACTGGACCCCCAAGTGTTCCACCCTCTACAGAGATGCACAACACTAGTACAAGTTCTAACAACAGCACTAACGGAAATAATAATGGCAACTCTGAAAACAGTGTTGCTGATATTCCATCAGATCTGAATTTTGACCCTGCTGCAGTTATTGATGGCGAAGGAACTGGACAAGAAGCACTGAAT ttgctTCCTGAAAGTGTGGATCCTATGGAGATATTGTCTTACTTAGATCCACCTGATTTGAATACACCGCCATCTAGTGGTAGCAGTTCAGGGCCTGCCAATACATCAACAACAAGCGACGACATACTCGCATTGTTTGAATAA
- the LOC123674654 gene encoding zinc finger MIZ domain-containing protein 1 isoform X5 yields MNGADGGYTGGNALSTAAMVAAATATATATASVVAFQDNNQFNSQQYPQSYQQRMMQMGGMNNMNPMNNMSSMPMGSMQHNMMGNMVTKMGMQSPGPGPTTNSMYPRRMTPYPTPAMINQQRQQCYPKNGCPPAMNPSFNQNGQYPNYPTRQPSFNQYPTQQSLGPTSNFGPGNMGMGSMGPGSMGPGSMGPGSMGPSSMGPNSMGPGSMGPNSMGPNSMGPNSMGPNSMGPNSMGPNSMGPNSMGPSNMNPGSMGPGSMGSMGPASMASVRNTTLRQATPPYTNQSQYFNGSMNQFPSNNSGQYMNGTPTAQYGSTTQFQQDVSMRNNMNYQHSPIPGNPTPPLTPASSMPPYISPNPDVKPTFNDLKPPVSSLKEDELRLTFPVRDGIILTPFRLEHNLAVSNHVFQLKPTVHQTLMWRSDLELQLKCFHHEDRLMNTNWPASVQVSVNATPLMIDRGEHKTSHKPLYLKDVCQPGRNTVQITVSACCCSHLFVLQLVHRPSVRSVLQGLLRKRLLTADHCTAKIKRNFSNTSSGGPNIDRDRDSIEQTALKVSLKCPITFKRITLPARGHECKHIQCFDLESYLQLNCERGSWRCPVCNKPAQLEGLEVDQYMWGILNTLNNSEVDEVTIDSSANWKPAKPPGIKVEDDNDSCGAKKLSKAMSPGSMTLPTTNNWDMQAMSPYLPPDMNTIASGSMMNGPPSYNNSRNSQYDYNSTPNSSNGDFSNGGGPLSHLSESVNSLDQLNAMEKSLSDQMPHTPHTPHTPHTPHTPGGTPSAHTPSGGTGPPSVPPSTEMHNTSTSSNNSTNGNNNGNSENSVADIPSDLNFDPAAVIDGEGTGQEALNLLPESVDPMEILSYLDPPDLNTPPSSGSSSGPANTSTTSDDILALFE; encoded by the exons ATGAACGGTGCCGACGGTGGCTACACCGGCGGAAACGCACTTTCAACGGCCGCAATGGTTGCAGCAGCCACTGCTACTGCTACGGCGACTGCCAGCGTTGTAGCATTTCAAGATAACAACCAATTCAATAGCCAGCAATATCCACAAAGTTACCAACAGAGGATGATGCAGATGGGTGGAATGAACAATATGAACCCCATGAACAACATGTCTTCTATGCCTATGGGCAGTATGCAACATAATATGATGG gAAATATGGTAACAAAAATGGGAATGCAAAGCCCAGGACCTGGCCCTACCACAAATTCAATGTACCCCCGAAGGATGACCCCTTATCCAACCCCTGCCATGATCAATCAACAGAGGCAACAGTGCTACCCAAAAAACGGTTGTCCTCCTGCTATGAATCCCTCTTTCAATCAAAATGGCCAATATCCAAATTATCCAACACGGCAACCTAGtttcaatcaatatcccaccCAGCAGTCTTTAGGGCCTACGAGCAATTTTGGTCCGGGCAATATGGGAATGGGAAGTATGGGTCCAGGCTCTATGGGACCAGGTTCAATGGGACCTGGATCAATGGGACCTAGTTCGATGGGTCCGAACTCCATGGGACCAGGTTCAATGGGACCCAACTCCATGGGTCCCAACTCCATGGGACCCAACTCCATGGGACCCAACTCCATGGGACCCAACTCCATGGGACCTAACTCCATGGGACCCAATTCTATGGGTCCTAGTAATATGAATCCTGGAAGCATGGGACCAGGAAGCATGGGTAGCATGGGACCTGCTAGCATGGCATCTGTCAGGAATACTACCTTACGTCAAGCGACTCCACCCTACACTAATCAGAGTCAATATTTCAACGGATCTATGAATCAGTTCCCCTCCAATAATTCTGGACAGTATATGAATGGTACTCCTACTGCACAATATGGTTCTACAACTCAATTTCAACAAGACGTTTCCATGAGAaacaatatgaactatcaacaTAGTCCAATTCCTGGAAATCCCACACCTCCCTTGACGCCTGCGAGCAGCATGCCACCATATATTAGTCCTAATCCAGATGTGAAGCCCACTTTTAATGACCTCAAACCACCAGTCTCTTCATTGA aaGAAGATGAGTTGAGGCTAACATTCCCCGTCAGGGATGGTATCATTCTGACACCATTCCGATTAGAGCACAATCTTGCAGTAAGCAATCATGTTTTTCAACTTAAGCCTACAGTTCATCAAACACTGATGTGGCGTTCAGATTTGGAGTTACAACTTAAATGTTTCCATCACGAAGATAGACTTATGAACACCAATTGGCCAGCTTCTGTCCAAGTATCTGTGAACGCAACACCTCTTATGATCGATCGAGGAGAGCACAAAACGTCGCATAAACCCCTATACCTGAAGGATGTTTGTCAGCCTGGAAGAAACACAGTGCAAATCACGGTATCAGCTTGTTGTTGT tctcaTCTATTTGTACTTCAACTGGTACATAGACCCAGTGTGCGATCTGTTCTACAGGGTTTGCTGAGAAAGAGATTACTTACAGCGGACCATTGTACAGCTAAAATAAAAAGGAACTTCAGCAATACAAGTTCAGGTGGTCCAAATATTGATAGGGATAGAGATTCGATAGAACAGACCGCTCTGAAAGTGTCGCTGAAATGTCCTATCACATTCAAACGAATTACATTACCAGCAAGAGGGCATGAATGCAAACACATTCAATGTTTCGATTTAGAATCTTATCTTCAACTCAACTGCGAAAGAGGCTCTTGGAGATGTCCAGTTTGCAA cAAACCAGCTCAGCTTGAAGGATTAGAAGTAGATCAGTACATGTGGGGTATACTGAATACATTAAACAATTCTGAAGTCGATGAGGTTACAATTGATAGTTCTGCCAACTGGAAACCAGCAAAACCTCCTGGAATAAAg GTTGAAGACGACAATGACTCCTGTGGAGCCAAGAAACTAAGTAAAGCAATGTCTCCTGGTAGCATGACCCTACCCACTACGAACAATTGGGATATGCAAGCTATGTCTCCATACCTACCTCCAGACATGAACACCATAGCCAGTGGATCTATGATGAATGGACCACCTTCTTACAACAACAGTAGAAATAGTCAATATGATTATAATTCAACGCCCAATAGTTCCAACGGTGACTTTTCCAATGGAGGAGGACCATTATCACATCTCAGTGAATCTGTAAATTCCCTTGATCAGCTTAATGCCATGGAAAAGAGTTTGAGCGATCAG atgcCACATACCCCTCATACCCCACACACGCCACACACTCCCCATACGCCAGGTGGTACCCCTAGTGCTCATACTCCTAGTGGTGGTACTGGACCCCCAAGTGTTCCACCCTCTACAGAGATGCACAACACTAGTACAAGTTCTAACAACAGCACTAACGGAAATAATAATGGCAACTCTGAAAACAGTGTTGCTGATATTCCATCAGATCTGAATTTTGACCCTGCTGCAGTTATTGATGGCGAAGGAACTGGACAAGAAGCACTGAAT ttgctTCCTGAAAGTGTGGATCCTATGGAGATATTGTCTTACTTAGATCCACCTGATTTGAATACACCGCCATCTAGTGGTAGCAGTTCAGGGCCTGCCAATACATCAACAACAAGCGACGACATACTCGCATTGTTTGAATAA